From the genome of Mugil cephalus isolate CIBA_MC_2020 chromosome 2, CIBA_Mcephalus_1.1, whole genome shotgun sequence, one region includes:
- the haspin gene encoding uncharacterized protein haspin yields the protein MEPSKPLFLKTYGKQRRKLSAWILPSDRKQVFDSTASPDDNSSLFEQPGPKTTREKKAGVGRHKSVRPAKRRALQDLNAKGYDEGNTSNEENIIMPRGQRTRVNRSKTVRPAKRKATQCLTDTSSDEENIGSRFHPPPQLTHQSKQTRKGRFLSVALTGRKRKQVSDTSQSEDKMCAPKRLKNSYKMKTHSNVHPPSAGRFVTRRRRAAVTKPKLTKAILNSSSDEFASEASHRNLQPYRKRRNVPPAFAVSSAENSVNGISGFATNPTNPFREISLNELADRSPRKPIFCSTPSAGSFSKRDHRVLFPVSDQSSIPPSVSVISLSALSTSPDGLDSIEQLVSPPHLERPPPSRAELQKQPDMHHREEPSVDLYSSCSEEAKSRGGGRTKGGGGLAGVSSDGGSSSHFVSAAGGLEWLVEALKEQCLTHRCTVELKRLDHFFLAQLHSETASSSCLEGSASSQRTNQPHFVDRGQTIDFSQSLKLYLSLTSNKTSDDLQSVNTSEQVASASNCHSTNSSQSIDCDQSAQLSNSSMEPSGSTRDTDGSFEVIVDTRLQSSGAVQTLFTGEEAKYTSLLKKCCVPVKKVDLSDLTEVFTQQQEPALVCSEKSVNRRASKWASDDQTKSHHTSESDCCEDTSSGKAGVKPVGSSSSSDVVSSDREVAKNSSGAALKRKKMSQVPKEKRRRSASKDRTGTTRKVCVSGSSVTRWTNKSSAGTHVFNSRTAQTGGSKAVECSIHELISSHHQQPRDLFGGAMNFSTPLRTNQLSSLLANFTPNTHTWSRLKAALSVHRKVLLTPRSEAGTLGRTALADLSQDLFASSLRTPLSKRSQSQLLRDYSLVVSDDADLSDAEKVYAECGQQQPLPWEECILPQYMKQCVKVGEGTFGEVFSITNASGDAVALKVIPVEGSEKVNGEDQKTFGEILHEIIISKELSSLKEKQHNQTHGFIGLNNLHCVQGCYPPDFMNAWDKFDQRKGSENDRPDFFDKDQLFIILEFEFGGVDLENSNGTLSSLVVAKSILHQVTAALAVAEQELRFEHRDLHWGNLLVKATKHKTGSFLLNGTAHSLETRGVHVRIIDYSLSRLEIDDLTVSCDISNDEELFMGQGDYQFDIYRLMRQENGNNWSEYCPHTNVLWLHYLCSKLLSMKYRGSGGRGAKDVREELTRFYDNVLQYKSATSVLQECPMFQ from the exons ATGGAGCCCTCTAAACCGCTATTTCTGAAGACGTACGGTAAACAGAGGCGAAAGCTGTCTGCCTGGATTTTACCTTCAGACCGTAAGCAGGTCTTTGATAGCACCGCGTCACCAGATGACAACAGCTCCTTGTTTGAACAGCCAGGACCCAAGACGACCAG agagaagaaagctGGCGTGGGTAGACATAAATCAGTGCGTCCTGCCAAGAGAAGAGCATTGCAAGATCTGAATGCGAAAGGTTATGATGAGGGGAATACGAGCAACGAGGAGAACATCATAATGCCCAG AGGGCAGAGGACAAGGGTTAACCGTAGTAAAACTGTCCGTCCAGCCAAGAGGAAGGCCACCCAGTGTCTGACAGACACAAGCAGTGATGAGGAGAACATTGGGAGTCGCTTTCATCCCCCTCCTCAGCTCACCCATCAGAGCAAGCAAACCAG GAAAGGCCGGTTCCTGAGTGTAGCTTTGACGGGGCGGAAACGCAAGCAGGTTTCTGACACCAGCCAAAGCGAGGACAAAATGTGTGCACCAAAAAGACTCAAAAATTCATATAAAATGAAGACGCACTCTAA cgTTCATCCTCCATCTGCGGGCCGCTTCGTAACCCGCCGCAGACGGGCAGCCGTCACCAAACCCAAGCTCACTAAAGCAATACTGAATAGCTCTTCAGATGAGTTTGCTTCTGAAGCCAGTCACAGAAATCTTCAGCCTTACCGAAAGAGGAGGAACGTCCCTCCGGCATTTGCTGTGTCAAGTGCAGAAAACTCTGTGAATGGGATTTCCGGCTTCGCCACCAACCCGACCAACCCCTTCCGAGAGATATCTCTCAACGAGTTGGCAGATCGCAGTCCCAGGAAACCCATTTTCTGCTCCACACCCTCAGCGGGCTCCTTCAGCAAGCGTGACCACCGCGTACTCTTCCCCGTCAGCGATCAGTCCTCCATTCCCCCGTCCGTGTCGGTAATCTCTCTGAGCGCCTTGAGCACATCTCCAGACGGGCTGGATTCGATCGAGCAGCTCGTCTCCCCGCCGCATTTAGAGAGGCCTCCTCCGAGCCGCGCTGAGCTGCAGAAACAGCCAGATATGCATCACCGCGAAGAACCTTCTGTTGATTTGTATAGTAGCTGCAGTGAAGAAGCCAAAAGCCGTGGTGGAGGCAGGACGAAGGGCGGTGGAGGATTAGCAGGTGTCTCTTCAGACGGTGGAAGCAGCAGTCACTTTGTGTCTGCGGCAGGAGGGTTGGAGTGGCTGGTGGAGGCTCTGAAGGAGCAATGTCTGACCCATCGCTGCACAGTGGAGCTGAAGAGGTTAGACCACTTCTTTTTGGCTCAGCTTCACAGTGAGACGGCCTCGTCGTCTTGTTTGGAAGGTTCGGCCTCCAGCCAGCGAACTAATCAGCCACACTTTGTAGACAGGGGTCAGACCATTGATTTTTCGCAGTCACTTAAACTTTACTTATCTCTGACAAGCAATAAAACCAGTGATGATTTACAGTCGGTAAACACTTCTGAACAAGTGGCTTCAGCCAGTAACTGCCACAGCACTAATTCTTCACAATCGATCGACTGTGATCAGTCAGCCCAACTCTCAAACTCATCCATGGAGCCGTCAGGATCTACCCGCGACACAGACGGCAGCTTTGAGGTGATCGTGGACACACGGCTACAGTCCAGTGGCGCTGTGCAAACACTGTTCACAGGAGAGGAAGCAAAATATACGTCTCTTTTGAAAAAATGCTGTGTTCCTGTTAAAAAAGTAGATTTGTCAGATCTGACTGAAGTTTTCACACAGCAGCAAGAGCCAGCTTTGGTTTGCAGCGAGAAGTCTGTCAATCGGCGTGCGTCAAAATGGGCCAGCGACGACCAGACGAAGAGCCACCACACGTCTGAAAGTGACTGCTGCGAAGACACTTCTTCCGGGAAAGCCGGCGTGAAACCTGTAGGCTCGAGTAGCTCCTCGGACGTGGTTTCCTCGGACAGGGAAGTCGCAAAGAACTCTAGCGGCGCTGCcctcaagaggaaaaaaatgtctcaggttcctaaagaaaagaggaggaggagcgcgTCCAAAGACCGAACTGGAACGACACGGAAGGTGTGTGTGAGCGGCAGCAGCGTGACCCGCTGGACGAACAAAAGCAGCGCCGGTACGCACGTGTTCAACAGCAGGACTGCACAAACGGGCGGCAGCAAGGCGGTGGAGTGCAGCATCCACGAGCTGATCTCCTCACATCACCAGCAGCCAAGG GACTTGTTCGGGGGGGCCATGAATTTCTCCACCCCACTGAGAACCAATCAGCTCTCGTCCTTGTTGGCCAACTTCAcgcccaacacacacacctggagcagactcaaagccgccctctccgTTCATCGCAAGG TGCTGCTCACTCCTCGGAGTGAGGCGGGTACTCTGGGGAGGACGGCGCTGGCGGACCTCAGCCAGGATCTCTTCGCCTCCTCATTACGGACACCGCTCTCCAAGCGTTCGCAGTCGCAGCTGCTGAGAGACTACTCCCTG GTTGTGTCTGACGACGCAGATCTGTCGGATGCAGAGAAGGTGTATGCGGAGTGTGgccagcagcagcctctgccGTGGGAGGAGTGTATTCTCCCCCAGTACATGAAGCAGTGTGTGAAGGTTGGGGAAGGGACCTTTGGTGAGGTCTTCTCCATCACCAACGCCTCAGGAGACGCTGTCGCACTCAAA GTCATTCCAGTGGAGGGCAGTGAGAAGGTGAACGGGGAGGACCAGAAGACCTTTGGAGAGATTCTGCATGAGATTATTATCTCAAA GGAGCTGAGCAGCctgaaagagaagcagcacaACCAGACTCACGGCTTTATCGGACTCAATAA TCTCCACTGCGTCCAAGGCTGCTACCCCCCAGATTTCATGAACGCCTGGGACAAATTTGACCAACGCAAAGGCTCTGAGAATGACAGACCAG ATTTCTTTGATAAGGATCAGCTGTTCATCATCCTGGAGTTTGAGTTTGGAGGCGTCGACCTGGAGAACAGCAACGGAACG ttGTCATCGTTGGTGGTGGCAAAGAGCATCCTTCATCAGGTGACTGCTGCCTTAGCTGTGGCTGAGCAGGAGCTACGCTTTGAACACAg GGACCTCCACTGGGGCAACCTGCTGGTCAAAGCCACCAAGCACAAGACGGGGAGCTTCCTTCTGAATGGAACGGCCCACTCTCTAGAAACCAGAGGGGTGCACGTCCGTATTATTGACTACTCCCTCTCCAGGCTAGAAATCG ATGATTTGACGGTGTCCTGTGACATCTCAAATGACGAGGAGCTCTTCATGGGACAGGGAGACTACCAGTTTGATATCTACAGACTGATGAGACAGGAGAACGG CAACAACTGGAGTGAGTACTGCCCCCATACCAACGTGCTGTGGCTCCACTACCTGTGCTCCAAGCTGCTCTCCATGAAGTACCGCGGCTCAGGAGGGAGGGGCGCCAAGGACGTGAGAGAGGAGCTCACTCGTTTCTATGACAACGTCCTCCAGTACAAATCTGCCACCTCGGTGCTGCAGGAATGCCCCATGTTTCAGTAG